GGATCTGCTCGCAACTGCTGATCCTGTCCGCCGAGGACCCGCGCACGGACATCAGCCTGTACATCAACAGTCCGGGCGGCTCGGTGTACGCGGGCCTCGCCATCTACGACACGATGCGGCTGATCCCGAACGATGTGTCGACGCTGGCGATGGGTTTCGCGGCGAGCATGGGCCAGTTCCTGCTCTGCGCGGGCACGCCCGGCAAGCGGTACGCCCTGCCGAACGCGCGGATCATGATGCACCAGGGGTCGGCGGGCATCGGCGGCACCACCGCCGACATCGAGATCCAGGCGGAGAACCTGGACCACAGCAAGCGGACCATGGAGCGGCTTCTGGCCGAGAACACGGGCCAGACACCGGAGACCATCGCCCGGGACGGCGACCGCGACCGCTGGTTCACGGCCGAGGAGGCGATGGAGTACGGCATGGTGGACCGGGTCCTGGAGTCGCTCGCCGACGTCCGCCCGGCCGCCTCGAAGCGACGGATGGGGCTGTGACATGGGGAACTACACGATTCCGTACGTCGTCGAGCGGACCGCGCACGGCGAGCGGTCCTCCGACGTCTTCAGCCGTCTGCTGTCGGAGCGGATCATCTTCCTCGGCACCGAGATCGACGACGGCGTGGCCAACGTCGTCATCGCGCAACTGCTCCATCTGGAGTCGTCGGCGCCGGAGAACGAGATCGCGATCTACATCAACTCGCCCGGTGGCTCGTTCACTTCGCTGATGGCGATCTACGACACGATGGCCTTCGTGCAGGCGCCGGTCTCGACGTTCTGCGTGGGCCAGGCGGCCTCCACGGCGGCCGTACTGCTGGCCGGAGGGGATCCCGGCCGGCGGTTCGTGCTGGAGCACGCGCGCGTGCTGCTCGGTCAGCCGGCCAGCGGCGGCAGCCGGGGCGCGATCTCCGATCTCGCGCTCCAGGCCAAGGAGATGGTCCGGATCCGTTCCCAGGTGGAGGAGGTGCTGGCCCGGCACACGCACCACGACATCGCGACGCTGCGCGCGGACATGGACCGCGACAAGGTGTTCACGGCCGAGGAGGCGGTGGCGTACGGGTTGGCCGACGAGGTGGTGAGCCGGCGCCTGGTGGGAGTCTGAGGCGCCGGTCCCGTCAGGCGGCCAGGCAGAGACCGTTGTACGACGACATGCCCGTGGCCCGGCTCCGAGTGAGCTCACTCTGCGCCAGCGAGAGCAGATCGCCGAGGCCCAGGCCGAGGGCGTGGGCGGCGGCCGCGAGGACCTCCGAGGAGGCCTCCTTGCGGCCGCGCTCCACCTCCGACAGATAGGGCATGGAGATACGGGCGGCGTCGGCCACGTCCTTGAGCGTCCGCTCCTGCGCGAGCCGCTCGCGCCGCAGCACATCGCCGATCAGGTCGCGCCAGAGAGGTTCCCTGGGTTCCTTGGGGGCGACGGGCGAGGTGGATCGGTCCGGCGCGGGGGCGACGGGCGCGAGGGGGCGGGCGGACGCTGGGCGGGCGCTGGTCTCCGGGCGTGTCACCGACGGGTGCTGGGACTGCGGACGCTCGGCTGACGGGCGCTCGACCTGCGGACGCTGGGCCGATGGGCCCTCGAGCTGCGGGCGTTGGGCCGCTGGGCGCTGGGCCGGCGGGCGCAGAGGGATCACGCGGGCTTGGTTCGGCGCTTGGTTGCTCACCTTCCCAGACTAAATTCCCTCGACTCCAGGGGAAGGGATCAGCATTCTGCCCTGGGTGGAATCGTCGAGACGGGGGTGGGCGGCGGACGTGCTGTGCGCACTCGACGACGCGCCCGGCAGGGGCTGTTGGCCTGTTCCTCGCCGCCCGCCGCTGAGCCCACCTGTCCCACACCACTCAATTTCCGCCGCACGGCGGCCCGATGGGCATGCGGTGTGCGGACCGGGGTAGTCGCTTGTGGAGGACCGAGCCGGAGTCTCAGGTGACCCGCGTGGGGAGAGGACGACATGGACACCGCCGTGATGCGGTCGGAGGCAGAGGTCGAACAGACCGCCGGGACCAGCACGGGGAACGGACCACTGCCGGACATCGAGAACCCGCGGACCGTGGCTCCGCGGGACGCGCGGGAGTTGTCCCGCCAGTTCTTCCAGCGCCTGTCGGAACTCGACGAGGGCACACACGCCCACCAGTACGCGCGCAACACGCTCATCGAGATGAACATGTCCCTCGTGCGGTTCGCGGCCGGCCGGTTCCGGGGCCGCGGGGACGACATGGAGGACATCGTCCAGACCGGGATGATCGGCCTGATCAAGGCCATCGACCGGTTCGAACTCAGCCGCGAGGTGGAGTTCACCTCGTTCGCGCTGCCGTACATCGTCGGTGAGATCAAGCGGTTCTTCCGGGACACCACCTGGGCCGTGCACGTACCGCGCAGGCTGCAGGAGCTGCGCGTCGACCTGGCCAAGGCACGCGACGAACTCGCCGGCCGGCTCGACCGGGAACCCACCGTCGCCGAACTCGCCACGCTCATGAACATCGACGAGGACGGGGTCATCGAGGCCCAGGTCGCCTCCAACGGCTACAACTCCGCGTCGCTGGACGCCGCGCTCACCGGCGACGGCCCGGAGGACGGGGAGGCGGTGCTCGCCGACTTCATCGGCGTCGAGGAGGACGGGCTGCGGCTCGTCGAGGACTGCCAGTCGCTCGCCCCGCTGATGGCCGAACTCAGCGAGCGGGACCGGCAGATCATCCACATGCGGTTCGTGGAGGAGGCCACGCAGGCGGAGATCGGCGCCCGGCTGGGCTGCTCCCAGATGCATGTGTCCCGGCTGATCAAGCGGATCATCGCGCGGTTGCGGCACGGCATGCTGGGCGAGCTCGGCTGCGCCTGACCCCGGGCCGCCAGGGGGCCAGGGCCGTCACTCGCAGCTCAGGCCCACCACGACGCGCACGCGCTTACCGACCGGCACGCGCTCGACGGCGACCTCCGTCGCCAGCGCGTGCACTATCTCCAGCCCGTGCCGGCCCACGCGCTCGGGATCCCGGGGGAAGCGCCGGGGCAGCGCGGCGCTGCTGTCGTAGACGCTCACCGTGACCGCGGCGTCCGTGCCCTCCAGGTCCAGGATGTACGGCCCGTCGCTGTGCCGGTCCGCGTTGGTGACCAGTTCGCTCACCACCAGGAGCAGAGCTCCCTCGGCCCGCTCGTCGATCTCGGCGCACCACTCGGTTCTGAGCTGATCGAGGAAGAACGCGGCGAAGGACCGCGCCTCGGCGATGCATCCCGGCTCGCCGGTGTAGTGCGCCGCCCGCCGTAGCGGTTCCACGGGCACGTCGAAACCAGTCGCTACCACTGCCCCGTCCAGGTTGTCGATCATGCGTTTCTCTCTCGGAAGCCGGGCTCGCCGGACGCTGCTGCATCAGTGCTCGTACCCCGAGTGGCGCGCGGCAGTCCCCGCAACCGCACAGCCGGTCAGCCGGCGGGCGCTTCCGGCGTGCTTCGTCGGGTCCGAGGCCGGCGGCGGCTGGGCCGGCTGGGCCGGCGGGGTCTCGGGGGACGGCGGTTCGACGCTTGTCTCAGGCTCCGAGGTCGGCGGTTGGGAGGGCGGGGACTCGGGGCTGGGGGTCACCGAGGAGGGGGCGCTCGACGTCGGCGGGCACGAAGTCGCCCCGTCGGCGGCCTTCGAGTCGCAGGGCGACGGCGAGGCCGGCGTCGACACGCTCACCGAGGGCGAGGGCCGGGCCGGCGGTTCGGTCTTCCGGTCCTTCTCGCCGGTGTCACCGCGGTGCCTGGCGAACCAGTCGCCGCGCTCGGGGTCGTACACGACGAAGATGGTGATGACCGTCGTCGCGGGCGTGACCACGACGACGTTGGAGGGCCGGTACGACGGCCAGGAGTCGCCCGTCTGCCGCGGCATCGTCCGCTGGGCGACCGGTGGGGTCAGCGGGTTGCCGCAGGCGCAGCGCACGCGGGGCACGCCGCGGTCGTCGGCGAGGACGGCGGTGCCGGACTGCAGGACGGCCTGGTAGCTGGTGGCGGCGCCGTCGCGGTAGCCGTGGTTGGTGACGCGGGTGTCCATGCGCAGCTGTACGGGGTGAGCGAGCGGAGATGGGCGGGCACGGCGGACGGGTCGACGCCGGCGACGGAGGCGAACGCCCGGTTCTTGTCCGGGTCGGCCCGCAGCGCCTTGATCCGCTTTTCCACGTCACAGCCGGCGACGTTGCGCGTGCCGCCCTACAGGCCGGGCGCCCCGCCGTCGACGCCGCGCACCGCGTTCGAGGGCGCCGGCTGGGTGGGCGAGGGGGAGACGGGTGGGGCCGAGCTGTCGGTCGCCGTCGACTCCGTGAAGGGGTCGGGGCCCGTCTTGCCCGCGGCCTGGAGGAAGACCTCGCTGTCCTTGCCCGAGCCGCCGTCGGAGCGGCTGAGGACGACGGCCAGGACGACGGCGGCCACCACGACGGTGGCCAGCACCGCGATCCGGGGCACCGACCTTCACCACGGCCGACCGGGTTCGGGCGTCTCGCCACCGCCGCCCGGCTGCGACGGCGGTCCCGGGAGGCGGCGGCTGGGAGGGCCCCGACAGCGGACCGGAGGGTGGTCCTGTGGGACGGTCTGAGGACGGCGGTTCGACGCTCACGAGCCCTTCTTCCCGACGTCAATTGTCAGTATCCGCGGGCGATTCCGCTATTCATCCGCAACATCCTCATTGTGTGCCCCGGTGCAGTGGCCCCCGCAAGCCGACGCGGACGGACCTCCCGGCGGGCGAGCCCACCGGCTCCTGCTTAGCGTGGCAGCGTGAGCGCTCGTACCCCCTCCGGCCTGGCGGTCGCCCGTCACGGCTGGGTCCAGGCCGTTGCCGTCGTGCTGGCCGGGCTGATCGCGATGGGAGTGACCGCCGCTCTGGGACTCTGGGCGGCCGGCGCGGCCGACCTGCCGGACGGCGCGTTCCCCCGGGTGGTGGCGGCGACGGTCGTCACGTCCGTCGGAGGGACCATCGAGCTGTCGGGCAACGCGGGGGACCTGGCCGACAGTTCGGCAGGGCTCACCGTGATCCCGCTGTCCGTCACGCTCGTCGGGGCCCTGGTCGTCGCCACCGGTTTCCTACGGCCGCTGCGGCACCGGGCGGTGGCAGGTGCCCGGGAGCTGGCGGGCTGGGCGGGCCGGATCGCCGCGCTGTGGGTGCTGGGTCTGCTCGGCCTCGCCCTCGCCGCGCGCCA
This genomic window from Streptomyces sp. DG2A-72 contains:
- a CDS encoding ClpP family protease encodes the protein MSPLIAGRGPDLMPRAEEGDTPPTRLDDHLAAQLLGQRIVLLGTQVDEVSANRICSQLLILSAEDPRTDISLYINSPGGSVYAGLAIYDTMRLIPNDVSTLAMGFAASMGQFLLCAGTPGKRYALPNARIMMHQGSAGIGGTTADIEIQAENLDHSKRTMERLLAENTGQTPETIARDGDRDRWFTAEEAMEYGMVDRVLESLADVRPAASKRRMGL
- a CDS encoding ClpP family protease — protein: MGNYTIPYVVERTAHGERSSDVFSRLLSERIIFLGTEIDDGVANVVIAQLLHLESSAPENEIAIYINSPGGSFTSLMAIYDTMAFVQAPVSTFCVGQAASTAAVLLAGGDPGRRFVLEHARVLLGQPASGGSRGAISDLALQAKEMVRIRSQVEEVLARHTHHDIATLRADMDRDKVFTAEEAVAYGLADEVVSRRLVGV
- a CDS encoding RodZ family helix-turn-helix domain-containing protein, with product MTRPETSARPASARPLAPVAPAPDRSTSPVAPKEPREPLWRDLIGDVLRRERLAQERTLKDVADAARISMPYLSEVERGRKEASSEVLAAAAHALGLGLGDLLSLAQSELTRSRATGMSSYNGLCLAA
- a CDS encoding RNA polymerase sigma factor SigF, producing the protein MDTAVMRSEAEVEQTAGTSTGNGPLPDIENPRTVAPRDARELSRQFFQRLSELDEGTHAHQYARNTLIEMNMSLVRFAAGRFRGRGDDMEDIVQTGMIGLIKAIDRFELSREVEFTSFALPYIVGEIKRFFRDTTWAVHVPRRLQELRVDLAKARDELAGRLDREPTVAELATLMNIDEDGVIEAQVASNGYNSASLDAALTGDGPEDGEAVLADFIGVEEDGLRLVEDCQSLAPLMAELSERDRQIIHMRFVEEATQAEIGARLGCSQMHVSRLIKRIIARLRHGMLGELGCA
- a CDS encoding ATP-binding protein, with protein sequence MIDNLDGAVVATGFDVPVEPLRRAAHYTGEPGCIAEARSFAAFFLDQLRTEWCAEIDERAEGALLLVVSELVTNADRHSDGPYILDLEGTDAAVTVSVYDSSAALPRRFPRDPERVGRHGLEIVHALATEVAVERVPVGKRVRVVVGLSCE